In Bacteroidia bacterium, the genomic stretch CGATATCCCAAACTCTCCGCTCTTGATTTTCATTGATAAACAACAATTTTCCAGGTCCATACAAAACTTATTAAAAAATGCCATTCAATCTATCCCATCTAATCAATTCGGACAAATTAATATCAACGCCTATCAACATGAAAACCAAGTAATTATTCGAATTCAAGACAATGGTTCCGGCATTCCGAATGAAGTACAGGAGAAAATATTCATGCCCAATTTCACCACAAAATCCTCCGGCATGGGACTGGGATTAGCCATGGCTAAAAATATCATGGAGCAAGCCAATGGGCAAATCTCCTTTGAAACCGGCCCAAACCAAGGAACTACCTTCCAAATTTGCCTACCTGCAATTTCCTAATGGCCGGAATTTACCTCCATATTCCTTACTGCAAACAAGCTTGCACCTACTGCAACTTCCACTTTTCTACACATACTAAATCCCTCCACGAGCTTATCCAAAGCATGTTGCGCGAAATCGAACTTCGCCATACTTTTCTGGATTCTGAAACTATTGAAACCATCTATTTCGGCGGTGGAACACCTTCACTTCTTCCTTCCGAATTGCTGGCCGAATTAATGAATCACCTGAAAAATCATTTTGCCCTTTCCAATAACCTTGAAATTACGCTGGAGGCAAATCCAGATGATATTGACTTAACAAATCTTGAAAACTGGCTTGGATTAGGCTTTAACCGTCTCAGTGTTGGAGTGCAAAGCTTCCGTGACCAGGATTTGATTTGGATGAACCGCAGCCACCGATCACAACAAGCCCAAAATGCTATCAAACTTGCCCGTTCCGCCGGATTTCACAATATTAACCTTGACCTAATTTATGCCCTACCCAATCTGACTGACCAAGATTGGATCAGTAATATTCAGCAGGCCATCGATTTGGGAATCACCCATCTTTCCAGCTATTCCCTAACCGTAGAAGAAAAAACCAAATTAAATCACCTCATCAAAAAAGGTGAAATGCCTCAGGAAGATGAAGACCAAAGTGCCAGACAGTTCGAAATTCTGATGAAACAAACCTTTATGGCAGGTTTCGAGCACTATGAAATTTCAAATTTTTCAAAGCCGGGCTTTCATTCCAAGCACAATAGTTCGTATTGGAACCGACAGCCCTACATCGGTTTTGGCCCTTCTGCCCATTCCTTCAAAAACAATGTCCGTCAGTGGAATATCAGTAGCAATTCAGCCTATATTCAGTCGTTACAAAAAGGATTTCCAAATTTGCAGGAGGAAATTTTAACAAAAAAAGAAATCGCTAACGAATTAATTATGACCGGACTTCGAACAAAAAAAGGTTTCCATCAAAACCAAATCATCGAACTTCAATTGCCGGAGTGGCATCGCTGGCAGATCCAACTTGATAAAGAAGTTCAAAAAGGTTTGATTGATAATCAAAATGGCCTGATCACCTTGACTCATACAGGTAAATTTCTAGCGGATGAAATAGCTTCAAACTTATTTTTTATTTAAATTGTTTGGGGGGCCCCATTCGCAAAAAAATAATCATTCATCCAATCTGTATCAGGCTCATGGGCGGGCTATCGCTAATACTCCTCGTCCGGTTCCGCTATCGCTGCACCGTCCTGTGGGGTATCACGCTCTATCCCTGCCCCACACTCCGAACAAAATTTTTGCTAAACTTCTAATACCTGTGAAAAAGCTATTTAGGGACTGCTGAAAAAGTCAGAAATACAGCAGATGCAAGGCGCCAAGGTGAAGCTGTATATTTAATATTGCGAACCGCAGACAACAAAAGAGATGCTGTATTTCTGACTAAGGATACAAAGTAATCTTCAAAAAATATGGATGCAAGGAAATCAAAAGAATCTAATTCAAAACCTTGCATCAATTTGATTTAAATTATTAATTAAATGACTTATAATAAATCGATTGAGTGTTTTCAGCAGACCCTATTTAGGCAAATTAGTGCTTAGCCTCATTGGACAATTACAGATTTGCAATCGGAATAAAACTAACAAGAAACCAATAGATACCACTTCGGTATGAGCAGCGAACCGCTGCATGAAAATGCACCCTCCTCGGGCAACGATAGAGGCAAGTAGCCCACAGGACCACGCGGCGCTAGCCAAGTGGGCCGAGGACTACAGCCGATAGCGTGACCCGAACGCCCATGCAGGTTGTTTAGGAATTTGCAAAAGGATTAATAGGCGGAGGGGGCCCGCATACCAGGTATTAAAAAACAATTGATTACTCATTAGGTTATTTTCAGCACAAACCGAATACCCTAATAAACAAAAAGGCCCGCAAATTGCGAGCCCTTGTGTTGGAATAACAAACAACTATTGAATGTTTAAATGCTTTTTAACTGCACTTAACATATCTTCTGTTTCATCTTTTACAAGCAATACGCCGGCAGAAGAATCAAATACATAATTAATTCCTTTTTCTTTTGCAACAGCTTCAATTGCCTTTCTAGCTTTATCAATGATTGGAGCCATTAATTCTTGCTCCTTTTTTGCAATATCATCTTGAGCCTTGGTCTGAAAATCTTTGATACGGTTGTTCAAATCTTCCAATTCTTTGGCTTTTGTTTGCTTAACAAGTTCAGTCATACTGCCTTCCTGAGCCATATAATCCTGATATTTTTTATCAAATTCTGCACTCATAATTCTCAATTGTTCTTGTAAACCTTTGGCATAGGTTTCCATATCTGTTTGAGCTTTCTTCTTTTCCGGCATGGATTCCACTAGAGCAGCGGCATCAATATGACCGAATTTCTTTTGAGCAAATGCATTTACTTGGCCAATTAAACAAAGCGCTATAATGGCAGTTAGGATCTTTTTCATGAAATTTATTGGATGATTTATTGGTTATTTTAGGTTTACTTTTTCTCTTTAGGCTCGTCCGGATTCATTTTGATTCCCAAACTTTCCAATACTTCGTTGCTGATATCATACTTGGTATTGGTATACAACATGGTTAGGCTATTGGCTTTATCAAAAATAATGGCATAACTTTTTGAATTTGCAATGTCTTTAATTGCATTAAACACTTTATCTTGAATAGGTTTCACCAACTCCTGACGTTTTTTATACAAGTCGCCTTCGTATCCAAAGCGTTGTTTTTGAAGGTCTTTAGCTTCTTTTTCTTTCTTAACGATATCATCTTCTCTTTTACGACGCATATCTTCGGTCAACAGCACTTGTTCGGCCTGAAATGCTTTATACATTTTATCAATTTCAGCATATTTTGCTTCAATTTCCTTTTGCCAACCTACGGATATTTCATCCAATTGACTTTGTTTAGATTTATATTCCGGAATATTATTTAGGATATATTCCGTATCAACATAGCCTATTTTTTGGGCAAAGGATCCCAAGGTTAAAATGCTTAAACCTAGAACAGCAAAGAACTTTTTCATGATTTTTCTAAATTAGTTTTGTTCAATAGATGCCGAATGGGACGGCGAAGATAGAAATTTATTGTTCAAAGTTCATGCCAATCGAAAAGTGAAAATGCGAACCATTAACGCCTGGGTTATTTAATACCGGATCAAATCCATAACCCCAGTCAACCCCTAGCAAACCAAACATTGGCAAAAATACCCGAACACCGACCCCGGCAGAACGGTACACATTAAAAGGATTGTAACCATCCCATTTGGCCCAGGATCGACCTGCCTCCACAAAGCCATATCCAAAAATAGTAGCAGAAGGATTAAGTGAAACCGGATAGCGCAATTCCATGGTATATTTATTATAAATGGTACCACCAACCGAACCCAGTTTAGAATCAATGGGTACCAAGGAATTATTGGCATAACCCCGCAAAGCAATAATTTCTCTTCCATCCAAAGAGTAACCGGATAATCCATCACCACCTAAATAGAAACGTTCGAAAGGAACCAAACCCAATTGCCTGTTATATAACCCGATTAATCCCATGTGAACCCGGGTTGCAATTACCAATTTGTCTACAATTCTCTGATAGCCGGCAAACTTAAATTTGTATTTATGAAATTCCAACCAACGGAACTTATCCTGACCAGAAATTTCTGAATAATCCTTTTTGGTAAATAAGGAAATCGGAGGAGTAAACTGACCGGTTAAGGAGATATTCATACCATCAAATGGATAAATAGGTCCGTTTACTGAATTCCTGGAAAAGGTAATTCTCAAACTAGCCTGATTAGCTGCCCCGGTTGAAAAACCCAATTGAGGAAGAGACTGATAATTTTTGAGTGAATAATTCTGATAAATCAATTCTCCAAACATTAAGAAATAGTCATCGGGCCATTTTAATCGCTTTCCAAAACCTATGGTCGCACCACCGATGGCGATAGATTGCCTGTTGGAATCGCTGCGTTTTAAGCCATTGCTTTGAACTGAATAAAACCCTGAAACCGTAAAGGAATTCGGAGCTTTACCGCCGAACCAAGGTTCAGTAAACGACAAATTATAGGACTGAAAATAAATACCATTACTTTGAGCTTGAATACTCAATTTTTGTCCATCCCCGGTTGGTAAAGGTCTCCAAGCAGATTTTTTACCAATATTTTTTAAAGAAAAATTATTGAAGGTAAG encodes the following:
- the hemW gene encoding radical SAM family heme chaperone HemW — encoded protein: MAGIYLHIPYCKQACTYCNFHFSTHTKSLHELIQSMLREIELRHTFLDSETIETIYFGGGTPSLLPSELLAELMNHLKNHFALSNNLEITLEANPDDIDLTNLENWLGLGFNRLSVGVQSFRDQDLIWMNRSHRSQQAQNAIKLARSAGFHNINLDLIYALPNLTDQDWISNIQQAIDLGITHLSSYSLTVEEKTKLNHLIKKGEMPQEDEDQSARQFEILMKQTFMAGFEHYEISNFSKPGFHSKHNSSYWNRQPYIGFGPSAHSFKNNVRQWNISSNSAYIQSLQKGFPNLQEEILTKKEIANELIMTGLRTKKGFHQNQIIELQLPEWHRWQIQLDKEVQKGLIDNQNGLITLTHTGKFLADEIASNLFFI
- a CDS encoding OmpH family outer membrane protein — its product is MKKILTAIIALCLIGQVNAFAQKKFGHIDAAALVESMPEKKKAQTDMETYAKGLQEQLRIMSAEFDKKYQDYMAQEGSMTELVKQTKAKELEDLNNRIKDFQTKAQDDIAKKEQELMAPIIDKARKAIEAVAKEKGINYVFDSSAGVLLVKDETEDMLSAVKKHLNIQ
- a CDS encoding OmpH family outer membrane protein, giving the protein MKKFFAVLGLSILTLGSFAQKIGYVDTEYILNNIPEYKSKQSQLDEISVGWQKEIEAKYAEIDKMYKAFQAEQVLLTEDMRRKREDDIVKKEKEAKDLQKQRFGYEGDLYKKRQELVKPIQDKVFNAIKDIANSKSYAIIFDKANSLTMLYTNTKYDISNEVLESLGIKMNPDEPKEKK
- a CDS encoding BamA/TamA family outer membrane protein; amino-acid sequence: LTFNNFSLKNIGKKSAWRPLPTGDGQKLSIQAQSNGIYFQSYNLSFTEPWFGGKAPNSFTVSGFYSVQSNGLKRSDSNRQSIAIGGATIGFGKRLKWPDDYFLMFGELIYQNYSLKNYQSLPQLGFSTGAANQASLRITFSRNSVNGPIYPFDGMNISLTGQFTPPISLFTKKDYSEISGQDKFRWLEFHKYKFKFAGYQRIVDKLVIATRVHMGLIGLYNRQLGLVPFERFYLGGDGLSGYSLDGREIIALRGYANNSLVPIDSKLGSVGGTIYNKYTMELRYPVSLNPSATIFGYGFVEAGRSWAKWDGYNPFNVYRSAGVGVRVFLPMFGLLGVDWGYGFDPVLNNPGVNGSHFHFSIGMNFEQ